In Streptomyces sp. SN-593, a single genomic region encodes these proteins:
- a CDS encoding DUF192 domain-containing protein — translation MRRRWRDGEGVLRTPGGEVALRVAASYRSRTRGLLGSDGLDGALLLTPASSIHTVRMRFAIDVAYLDRRLRVLAVRTMPPGRLGRPRLRARHVLEAEAGAFARWGVAKGVTLEVPD, via the coding sequence ATGCGCCGACGATGGCGGGACGGCGAGGGGGTGCTGCGCACGCCCGGCGGCGAGGTGGCGCTGCGCGTCGCCGCCTCCTACCGCTCCCGCACCCGGGGCCTGCTCGGCAGCGACGGGCTCGACGGCGCGCTGCTGCTCACCCCCGCCTCCAGCATCCACACGGTACGGATGCGGTTCGCGATCGACGTCGCCTACCTCGACCGGCGGCTGCGGGTGCTCGCGGTGCGCACCATGCCGCCCGGCCGCCTCGGCCGCCCCCGGCTGCGCGCCCGGCACGTCCTGGAGGCGGAGGCGGGCGCGTTCGCCCGGTGGGGTGTGGCCAAGGGCGTCACGCTGGAGGTCCCGGACTGA
- a CDS encoding OmpA family protein, protein MLTAALALVCAVPLPAGADPNPPPTAGDPTPSAPVPIDATSPDLKLAQGATLAPPKVLDIVSVTDQGSVSASQPEERQETSNTTVTYALQAEVLFTKDSAKLSATATSRIQAIAGDINAQHVTSAIRVFGFTDNLGSSAHGDVLSKQRATAVYNVLAAQLSTLGDPGHTFQVRGYGEQYPIADNSSESGRRENRRVEITFTPPAS, encoded by the coding sequence GTGCTCACCGCCGCGCTCGCCCTCGTCTGCGCGGTTCCGCTCCCCGCCGGTGCGGACCCGAACCCGCCGCCGACCGCCGGCGACCCGACCCCCAGCGCCCCCGTCCCCATCGACGCCACCTCGCCGGACCTCAAGCTCGCGCAGGGCGCCACACTCGCCCCGCCGAAGGTCCTCGACATCGTCTCGGTCACCGACCAGGGCTCGGTCTCCGCCAGCCAGCCGGAGGAACGGCAGGAGACGTCGAACACCACCGTGACGTACGCCCTCCAGGCGGAGGTGCTCTTCACGAAGGACAGCGCGAAGCTCTCGGCGACCGCCACGTCCCGTATCCAGGCGATCGCGGGCGACATCAACGCCCAGCACGTCACCTCGGCCATCCGCGTCTTCGGGTTCACCGACAACCTGGGCAGCAGCGCGCACGGCGACGTGCTGTCGAAGCAGCGGGCCACCGCCGTGTACAACGTGCTGGCCGCGCAGCTCTCGACGCTCGGCGACCCGGGCCACACCTTCCAGGTCCGCGGCTACGGCGAGCAGTACCCGATCGCCGACAACTCCTCCGAGAGCGGCCGCCGCGAGAACCGCCGGGTGGAGATCACCTTCACCCCGCCCGCGTCGTAG
- a CDS encoding isoprenyl transferase, giving the protein MNLRDLVYGLYSRRVERRIDVSQAPKHIGVILDGNRRWAKASGGSPEQGHRAGADKIAEMLGWCEETGVEVVTLWLLSTDNLDRPADQLVPLLRIIEDAVTELAAAGRWRVHHVGTMDLLPSHTQNVLKEAEQATDGRDGILVNVAVGYGGRQEIADAVRSLLHEHAGRGTSIEDLAEILDVEHIAEHLYTRGQPDPDLVIRTSGEQRLSGFMLWQSAHSEYYFCEVFWPAFRKVDFLRALRDYAARHRRFGS; this is encoded by the coding sequence ATGAATCTGCGCGACCTGGTGTACGGGTTGTACTCCCGCCGGGTGGAACGCCGGATCGACGTGTCGCAGGCCCCCAAGCACATCGGCGTGATCCTGGACGGCAACCGGCGCTGGGCGAAGGCGTCCGGCGGCAGCCCCGAGCAGGGCCACCGGGCCGGCGCGGACAAGATCGCCGAGATGCTGGGCTGGTGCGAGGAGACCGGCGTCGAGGTGGTCACCCTGTGGCTGCTGTCCACCGACAACCTGGACCGCCCGGCCGACCAGCTCGTGCCGCTGCTGCGGATCATCGAGGACGCCGTCACCGAGCTGGCCGCGGCCGGCCGCTGGCGGGTGCACCACGTGGGCACGATGGACCTGCTGCCCTCCCACACCCAGAACGTGCTCAAGGAGGCCGAGCAGGCCACCGACGGCCGCGACGGCATCCTCGTCAACGTGGCGGTCGGCTACGGCGGCCGGCAGGAGATCGCCGACGCGGTCCGCTCGCTGCTGCACGAGCACGCCGGGCGCGGCACCTCCATCGAGGACCTGGCCGAGATCCTCGACGTCGAACACATCGCCGAGCACCTCTACACCCGCGGCCAGCCCGACCCCGACCTGGTGATCCGCACCTCGGGCGAGCAGCGGCTGTCCGGTTTCATGCTGTGGCAGAGCGCGCACTCGGAGTACTACTTCTGCGAGGTCTTCTGGCCCGCCTTCCGCAAGGTGGACTTCCTCCGGGCGCTGCGCGACTACGCCGCCCGGCACCGCCGCTTCGGGTCGTGA
- the mgrA gene encoding L-glyceraldehyde 3-phosphate reductase, with product MNIRNSYRAADERYDSMEYRRTGRSGLKLPAISLGLWHNFGDDRTLDSQRAILRRAFDLGVTHFDLANNYGPPYGAAEANFGTLFAQDFRPYRDELVISTKAGYDMWPGPYGEWGSRKYLLASLDQSLSRMGLDYVDIFYSHRFDPETPLEETMGALATAVQQGKALYVGISSYGPERTREAARILRGLGVPALIHQPSYSMINRWIEDDGLLDVLDEEGMGCIGFVPLAQGLLTDRYLGGIPADSRAAQGKSLNPELVNDETVTRLRALNDVAAARGQSLAQLALSWALRDPRVTSALIGASSVGQLEANVAAVGAAPLTAEELAEIDRHAVEPEGVNLWSVSSGA from the coding sequence GTGAACATCAGAAACAGCTACCGCGCCGCCGACGAGCGCTACGACTCGATGGAGTACCGCCGCACCGGCCGCAGCGGCCTCAAACTGCCGGCGATCTCGCTCGGCCTGTGGCACAACTTCGGCGACGACCGCACCCTGGACTCGCAGCGCGCCATCCTGCGCCGCGCCTTCGACCTCGGGGTCACCCACTTCGACCTGGCCAACAACTACGGCCCGCCCTACGGCGCCGCCGAGGCCAACTTCGGCACCCTCTTCGCGCAGGACTTCCGCCCCTACCGCGACGAGCTGGTCATCTCCACCAAGGCCGGCTACGACATGTGGCCGGGCCCGTACGGCGAGTGGGGCTCGCGGAAGTACCTGCTCGCCTCGCTCGACCAGTCGCTGTCCCGGATGGGCCTGGACTACGTCGACATCTTCTACTCCCACCGCTTCGACCCGGAGACCCCGCTCGAGGAGACCATGGGGGCCCTGGCCACCGCGGTCCAGCAGGGCAAGGCCCTCTACGTCGGCATCTCCTCCTACGGCCCGGAGCGCACCCGCGAGGCCGCGCGCATCCTGCGCGGGCTGGGCGTGCCGGCGCTGATCCACCAGCCGTCGTACTCGATGATCAACCGCTGGATCGAGGACGACGGGCTGCTGGACGTGCTCGACGAGGAGGGCATGGGCTGCATCGGGTTCGTGCCGCTGGCCCAGGGCCTGCTCACCGACCGCTACCTCGGCGGCATCCCGGCCGACTCGCGCGCCGCGCAGGGCAAGTCGCTCAACCCGGAGCTGGTCAACGACGAGACGGTCACCCGGCTGCGCGCCCTCAACGACGTCGCCGCCGCCCGGGGCCAGTCCCTGGCGCAACTGGCGCTGTCGTGGGCGCTGCGGGACCCGCGGGTGACCTCGGCGCTGATCGGCGCGTCCTCCGTCGGGCAGTTGGAGGCGAACGTGGCCGCGGTCGGGGCGGCGCCGCTGACCGCGGAGGAGCTGGCCGAGATCGACCGCCACGCGGTGGAGCCGGAGGGCGTGAACCTCTGGAGCGTGAGCAGCGGCGCCTGA
- a CDS encoding prepilin peptidase — MHVYLIAGAAVWGTAAGLLLPRAAYRLAVPAEEPWAAVCPAGHPVGGWFGPARCGRCPEGRRRHGAGAGAALGCALVCAALAWRLGGHPELAVWLLLVPVGGVLARVDLAVHRLPDVLTLPALGLTALLLAGAALLPSAHGSWTRALLAAAVLGVLYAVLFFVNPAGMGFGDVKLAPTLGLVLGWYGWGAVVTGTFAGFLLGALVGLVLIATRRATRKTAMPFGPFMLAGALAALLA; from the coding sequence GTGCATGTCTATCTGATCGCGGGCGCCGCCGTCTGGGGAACGGCCGCCGGGCTGCTCCTGCCGCGCGCCGCCTACCGGTTGGCGGTCCCCGCCGAGGAGCCGTGGGCGGCCGTCTGCCCGGCCGGGCACCCGGTCGGCGGCTGGTTCGGCCCGGCGCGCTGCGGGCGGTGCCCGGAGGGGCGCCGCCGCCATGGTGCGGGCGCCGGCGCCGCGCTCGGTTGCGCGCTGGTGTGCGCGGCGCTGGCCTGGCGGCTGGGCGGCCATCCCGAACTCGCCGTCTGGCTGCTGCTGGTGCCGGTCGGCGGCGTCCTCGCCCGCGTCGACCTCGCCGTCCACCGGCTGCCCGACGTGCTCACGCTGCCCGCGCTCGGGCTCACCGCGCTCCTGCTGGCCGGCGCGGCCCTGCTGCCGTCCGCGCACGGCTCGTGGACGCGGGCGCTGCTGGCCGCCGCGGTCCTCGGGGTGCTGTACGCCGTGCTGTTCTTCGTCAACCCGGCCGGGATGGGCTTCGGCGACGTGAAGCTCGCCCCCACCCTCGGGCTCGTCCTGGGCTGGTACGGCTGGGGCGCGGTGGTCACCGGCACGTTCGCCGGGTTCCTGCTGGGCGCCCTCGTCGGGCTCGTCCTCATCGCCACCCGCCGTGCCACCCGCAAGACCGCGATGCCCTTCGGGCCGTTCATGCTCGCGGGGGCGCTGGCGGCCCTGCTCGCCTGA
- a CDS encoding AI-2E family transporter — protein sequence MPDKRHWSATLASGLANLAGRLDERHNTVSARDAEHRGAVTTTAPSGVPAQPESAGQPPEGGPAGTDAASPAVPAEAPAAAVPPQAVAPQPAAPAPNPVVVVPWSMRVAAEIGWRLLVLAGTVWVMMRVIGAVRLVVLAFVAALLITALLQPFVARLKRRGVPRGLATAMVFIGGFVVMGLVGWFVVWQVMDNVDNLTSSLQDGIDQGKKWLLNSPFHVTDDQINQVANNLSNAIGHNSKQLTDAGLQGVTVIVEFLTGVLLAMFSTLFLLYDGPNIWNWVLRLFPLDARAGLAEAGPRAWRTLTLYVRGTVIVAMIDAICIGVGIFFLGVPMAVPLAVVIFLSSFVPLVGAVASGAVAVVVALVTQGPFTALMVLLVVLAVQQIEGHVLQPFILGRAVRVHPLAVVLSVAAGSMIAGIGGAVSAVPLVAVSNTVVGVLRARAKSGAAASGALAAPPTGPAGPVSAPPVADAAPQPGPAAADEDAAAADSGQGAGKDTDQDAGTATGTGAAEPAGGGDAVSRELADDKAK from the coding sequence ATGCCGGACAAACGCCACTGGAGCGCGACGCTCGCGTCCGGTCTGGCGAATCTCGCCGGGCGACTGGACGAGAGACACAACACCGTTTCCGCGCGCGACGCGGAGCACCGGGGGGCCGTGACCACCACGGCCCCCTCCGGTGTGCCCGCCCAGCCGGAGTCCGCCGGGCAGCCGCCGGAGGGCGGGCCGGCGGGCACCGACGCGGCGTCACCTGCGGTACCGGCCGAGGCCCCCGCGGCCGCCGTGCCCCCGCAGGCCGTCGCGCCGCAGCCGGCCGCGCCGGCGCCGAACCCCGTCGTGGTCGTGCCCTGGAGCATGCGGGTGGCCGCCGAGATCGGCTGGCGGCTGCTGGTCCTGGCCGGCACCGTGTGGGTGATGATGCGCGTGATCGGCGCGGTCCGGCTGGTGGTGCTGGCGTTCGTGGCCGCGCTGCTGATCACCGCGCTGCTCCAGCCGTTCGTGGCCCGCCTCAAGCGCAGGGGGGTGCCGCGGGGGCTCGCCACCGCGATGGTCTTCATCGGCGGCTTCGTGGTGATGGGCCTGGTCGGCTGGTTCGTGGTGTGGCAGGTGATGGACAACGTCGACAACCTGACCTCCAGCCTCCAGGACGGTATCGACCAGGGGAAGAAGTGGCTGCTCAACAGCCCCTTCCACGTCACCGACGACCAGATCAACCAGGTCGCCAACAACCTCAGCAACGCCATCGGGCACAACAGCAAGCAGCTCACGGACGCGGGCCTGCAGGGCGTCACCGTCATCGTGGAGTTCCTGACCGGGGTGCTGCTGGCGATGTTCAGCACCCTGTTCCTGCTCTACGACGGGCCGAACATCTGGAACTGGGTGCTGCGGCTGTTCCCGCTGGACGCCCGCGCCGGGCTGGCCGAGGCCGGCCCGCGCGCCTGGCGGACCCTGACGCTGTACGTGCGCGGGACCGTGATCGTGGCGATGATCGACGCGATCTGCATCGGCGTCGGGATCTTCTTCCTCGGCGTGCCGATGGCGGTGCCGCTGGCGGTGGTCATCTTCCTGTCGTCGTTCGTCCCGCTGGTCGGCGCGGTCGCCTCAGGCGCGGTGGCGGTCGTCGTCGCGCTGGTCACCCAGGGGCCGTTCACCGCGCTGATGGTGCTGCTGGTGGTCCTCGCGGTGCAGCAGATCGAGGGCCACGTGCTCCAGCCGTTCATCCTCGGCCGCGCGGTGCGGGTCCACCCGCTCGCGGTGGTGCTGTCGGTGGCGGCCGGGTCGATGATCGCCGGGATCGGCGGCGCGGTCAGCGCGGTGCCGCTGGTCGCGGTGAGCAACACGGTGGTCGGTGTGCTCCGGGCCCGCGCCAAGTCCGGCGCCGCGGCGAGCGGGGCGCTGGCGGCGCCGCCGACCGGGCCCGCCGGACCGGTGTCCGCGCCCCCCGTGGCGGACGCCGCCCCGCAGCCCGGCCCCGCCGCGGCGGACGAGGACGCGGCGGCGGCCGACAGCGGACAGGGCGCCGGCAAGGACACGGACCAGGACGCGGGCACGGCTACGGGCACGGGTGCGGCGGAGCCGGCAGGCGGCGGCGACGCCGTGTCACGCGAACTGGCCGACGACAAGGCCAAGTGA
- a CDS encoding pilus assembly protein TadG-related protein, whose amino-acid sequence MGRFGDDAGQTVGIYIVAIGALFFLAFAYFAVGQAAVTRNGAQTAADAAALAAARENRDDVQEAFLAALKGDDVTALARLLESASLDDLAACGAASDYADANDARVDDCVPLDGKPGYTVTVMTNGTVGSSVIDSTKDTHAMATATAVVEPRCSLGAKDGDLLRFTCDGGPLEVDPKAGDFTLDLSDFFTVHLAK is encoded by the coding sequence ATAGGCCGGTTCGGCGACGACGCCGGCCAGACCGTCGGCATCTACATCGTCGCCATCGGCGCGCTGTTCTTCCTGGCCTTCGCGTACTTCGCGGTGGGCCAGGCGGCAGTGACCCGCAACGGCGCCCAGACGGCCGCCGACGCGGCGGCGCTCGCGGCGGCACGCGAGAACCGTGACGACGTCCAGGAGGCGTTCCTCGCCGCCCTGAAGGGCGACGACGTCACGGCGCTCGCGCGCCTGCTCGAAAGCGCCAGCCTGGACGACCTGGCCGCGTGCGGCGCCGCCTCCGACTACGCCGACGCCAACGACGCGAGGGTCGACGACTGCGTCCCGCTGGACGGGAAGCCGGGCTATACCGTGACCGTCATGACCAACGGCACCGTGGGCAGTTCGGTGATCGACAGCACCAAGGACACGCACGCGATGGCGACCGCGACCGCCGTGGTCGAGCCCCGGTGCAGTCTGGGGGCCAAGGACGGGGACCTCCTGCGCTTCACCTGTGACGGCGGTCCGCTGGAGGTCGATCCGAAGGCGGGCGACTTCACGCTGGACCTGTCGGACTTCTTCACCGTCCACCTGGCCAAGTGA
- a CDS encoding PhoH family protein produces the protein MVTSKNRRDHDRRTYVLDTSVLLADPGAFTRFDEHEVVLPVVVVTELEAKRHHPELGYFARQALRTLDEFRIRYGRLDAPIPIGDIGGTLRVELNHSDPGVLPAGFRLGDNDSRILAVARNLQAEGYDVTVVSKDLPLRVKASSVGLLAEEYRAELAITSGWTGMEELQVGAEAVDALFAQEVVDLPEVADLPVHTGLVLQSERGKALGRVTEDGRVRLVRGDREAFGIHGRSAEQRIALDLLLDPEVGIVSMGGRAGTGKSALALCAGLEAVLERRQHRKVMVFRPLYAVGGQELGYLPGSEAEKMSPWAQAVFDTLAAVTSKEVIEEVVARGMLEVLPLTHIRGRSLHDAFVIVDEAQSLERNVLLTVLSRIGSGSRVVLTHDVAQRDNLRVGRYDGVVAVVEKLKGHPLFAHVTLSRSERSPIAALVTEMLEDAGS, from the coding sequence GTGGTGACCAGCAAGAACCGCCGTGATCACGACCGGCGCACATATGTACTCGACACCAGCGTGCTGCTCGCCGACCCAGGCGCCTTCACCCGTTTCGACGAGCACGAGGTCGTGCTCCCGGTCGTGGTGGTGACGGAGCTGGAGGCCAAGCGCCACCACCCGGAACTCGGCTACTTCGCCCGCCAGGCGTTGCGGACGCTCGACGAGTTCCGGATCAGGTACGGCAGGCTCGACGCGCCGATCCCGATCGGCGACATCGGCGGCACGCTGCGGGTCGAGCTCAACCACTCGGACCCCGGGGTGCTGCCCGCGGGCTTCCGGCTCGGTGACAACGACTCGCGCATCCTCGCCGTCGCCCGCAACCTCCAGGCCGAGGGGTACGACGTCACCGTCGTCTCCAAGGACCTGCCGCTGCGGGTCAAGGCGTCCTCGGTCGGGCTGCTCGCCGAGGAGTACCGCGCGGAGCTCGCCATCACCTCCGGCTGGACCGGGATGGAGGAGCTGCAGGTCGGCGCCGAGGCCGTGGACGCCCTCTTCGCACAGGAGGTCGTCGACCTGCCCGAGGTGGCGGACCTGCCGGTGCACACCGGCCTGGTGCTGCAGTCCGAGCGCGGCAAGGCGCTGGGACGGGTCACCGAGGACGGCCGGGTGCGCCTGGTGCGCGGCGACCGCGAGGCGTTCGGCATCCACGGCCGCAGCGCCGAGCAGCGGATCGCGCTGGACCTGCTGCTCGACCCGGAGGTCGGCATCGTGTCGATGGGCGGGCGGGCCGGTACCGGCAAGTCCGCGCTGGCGCTGTGCGCGGGCCTGGAGGCGGTCCTGGAGCGCCGCCAGCACCGCAAGGTGATGGTCTTCCGCCCGCTGTACGCGGTCGGCGGGCAGGAACTGGGCTATCTGCCGGGCAGCGAGGCGGAGAAGATGAGCCCGTGGGCCCAGGCGGTCTTCGACACCCTCGCGGCGGTGACGTCGAAGGAGGTCATCGAGGAGGTGGTCGCGCGCGGCATGCTGGAGGTGCTGCCGCTGACCCACATCCGGGGCCGCTCCCTGCACGACGCGTTCGTGATCGTGGACGAGGCCCAGTCCCTGGAGCGGAACGTCCTGCTGACCGTGCTGTCCCGGATCGGGTCCGGCTCGCGGGTGGTGCTCACCCATGACGTGGCCCAGCGCGACAACCTCAGGGTCGGCCGGTACGACGGCGTGGTCGCGGTGGTGGAGAAGCTGAAGGGCCATCCGCTCTTCGCGCACGTGACGCTCAGCCGGTCCGAGCGGTCGCCGATCGCCGCGCTCGTCACCGAGATGCTGGAGGACGCCGGAAGCTGA
- a CDS encoding transglycosylase SLT domain-containing protein — translation MSRISVRGLAVASATAVTTVGAVVGVASGADQGSGTAEQPVEAAGTTTLLADIPAGQQVQQASLTEQVQAQSDAADASARQSAEQAARVQAAKDAAKKKKADDAAAAAKAAQIKADAAKGDANATFSVQSSYTAAQVQAMAQQIVGSGQYMCFSNIVTRESGWDYTATNASSGAYGLVQALPGSKMASVGADWRTNPATQIKWGLNYMNSRYGSPCDAWQFWQVNHYY, via the coding sequence GTGAGCCGGATCTCGGTCCGGGGACTCGCGGTGGCGTCAGCCACTGCGGTCACCACTGTGGGCGCCGTGGTCGGCGTCGCGTCGGGCGCAGACCAGGGCAGCGGCACCGCCGAGCAGCCCGTCGAAGCCGCGGGCACGACCACCCTCCTCGCGGACATCCCCGCCGGCCAGCAGGTGCAGCAGGCGTCGTTGACGGAGCAGGTACAGGCTCAGTCCGACGCCGCGGACGCCTCGGCCCGGCAGTCCGCGGAGCAGGCAGCCCGTGTCCAGGCCGCGAAGGACGCCGCCAAGAAGAAGAAGGCGGACGACGCCGCGGCCGCGGCCAAAGCGGCCCAGATCAAGGCGGACGCCGCCAAGGGCGACGCGAACGCGACCTTCTCGGTCCAGTCCTCGTACACCGCCGCACAGGTGCAGGCCATGGCCCAGCAGATCGTCGGCAGCGGTCAGTACATGTGCTTCTCCAACATCGTGACGCGCGAGAGCGGTTGGGACTACACCGCGACCAACGCGTCCAGCGGCGCCTACGGCCTCGTCCAGGCGCTGCCCGGCTCCAAGATGGCCTCGGTGGGCGCCGACTGGCGGACCAACCCGGCCACGCAGATCAAGTGGGGCCTGAACTACATGAACAGCCGGTACGGCAGTCCGTGTGACGCCTGGCAGTTCTGGCAGGTCAACCACTACTACTAG
- a CDS encoding ABC transporter permease: MSSGQAPPRSEPFAGFDAAGGGPPRPGPGERSADLRTWLRDLALGARFAVGGGREGWTRTLLTAVGVGLGVTLLLLTASVPAMVHTHSGKEHARESASEGYIAHPGDRTLLWADAGTTYHDHDITGYLLHPEGKQAQLPPGLESWPADGTMVVSPALRELLASAPLLRQRLDHKVTGTIGKAGLVGPADLYFYAGSDHLVARDAQYRHGNADRISGFGSPDRSDALGAPLEMLLIVVLVVLLLPVAVFIGTAVRLGGERRDRRLAALRLVGADIRMARRIAAGEALLGALFGLALGTVLFLAGRQLAAEVSVMSMSAFPSDLAPNPALTVLIVLAVPLASIAVTLAGLRGTAIEPLGVVRQALGRRRRLWWRLLPPAAGLALLAPLFGKVHNGSGINEYQVAAGAVLLLIGVTAVLPWAVEAAVGRLRGGPVAWQLATRRLQLSSSASARMVSGVTVAVAGAIALQMLFNGVSGDYVHSTGADTRRAQAVVDGTMADTARLAADARAIAAAPGVRQVYGYGRVEATRPDAGSLPRRADTQYPDLPLDVGDCTALRQMARITSCRPGSVFLVPPTDDAYGAADYRKYLRPGARIDLNGPDGDTYTGSPRLWRIPAAAVGVRSRADATGSHAWGVLATPQAVAGASLGELDGWLSVVLDPDRTDAIEHARNAVAALGPDLDVFTLYDTRTKAGFVQIRRGLFAGAAFTMALIGAGLLVTMLEQLRERRKLLAVLVAFGTRRSVLGWSVLWQTAVPVVLGLLLAVAGGIGLGAALLAMVRRPFHTDWAGVGTMAGVGAGVVLAVTLLSLPPLWRLMRADGLRTE, from the coding sequence ATGAGCTCCGGACAGGCACCTCCGCGGTCCGAGCCGTTCGCCGGCTTCGACGCGGCCGGCGGCGGGCCGCCCCGGCCGGGGCCCGGCGAGCGCTCCGCCGACCTGCGCACCTGGCTGCGCGACCTCGCCCTCGGCGCGCGCTTCGCGGTCGGCGGCGGCCGGGAGGGCTGGACCCGCACCCTGCTCACCGCGGTCGGTGTGGGGCTCGGCGTCACCCTGCTGCTGCTGACCGCTTCGGTGCCGGCGATGGTGCACACCCACAGCGGCAAGGAGCACGCCCGCGAGAGCGCGAGCGAGGGCTACATCGCCCACCCCGGCGACCGCACCCTGCTGTGGGCGGACGCCGGGACGACCTACCACGACCACGACATCACCGGGTACCTGCTGCACCCCGAGGGGAAGCAGGCCCAACTGCCGCCGGGCCTGGAGAGCTGGCCGGCCGACGGCACCATGGTGGTCTCCCCCGCCCTGCGCGAGCTGCTGGCCTCCGCGCCGCTGCTGCGCCAGCGGCTGGACCACAAGGTGACGGGCACCATCGGGAAGGCCGGCCTGGTGGGCCCGGCGGACCTGTACTTCTACGCCGGCAGCGACCACCTGGTCGCCCGCGACGCCCAGTACCGGCACGGCAACGCCGACCGGATCAGCGGGTTCGGCTCCCCCGACCGGTCCGACGCACTCGGCGCGCCGCTGGAAATGCTGCTGATCGTCGTCCTGGTGGTGCTGCTGCTGCCGGTCGCGGTGTTCATCGGCACCGCGGTGCGCCTCGGGGGCGAGCGCCGGGACCGGCGGCTGGCCGCGCTGCGGCTGGTCGGCGCGGACATCCGGATGGCCCGCCGCATCGCGGCCGGCGAGGCCCTGCTCGGCGCGCTGTTCGGGCTGGCCCTCGGCACGGTGCTGTTCCTGGCCGGCCGGCAGCTCGCCGCGGAGGTGAGCGTGATGTCGATGTCCGCCTTCCCCTCGGACCTGGCGCCGAACCCGGCGCTGACCGTGCTGATCGTGCTGGCCGTGCCCCTGGCGTCGATCGCGGTGACGCTGGCCGGCCTGCGCGGCACCGCGATCGAACCGCTGGGCGTCGTCCGGCAGGCCCTCGGCAGGCGGCGCCGGCTGTGGTGGCGGCTGCTGCCGCCCGCGGCCGGACTGGCCCTGCTGGCGCCGCTGTTCGGCAAGGTCCACAACGGCTCGGGGATCAACGAGTACCAGGTCGCGGCCGGCGCCGTCCTGCTGCTCATCGGCGTGACCGCGGTGCTGCCGTGGGCGGTGGAGGCCGCGGTGGGACGGTTGCGCGGCGGACCGGTGGCCTGGCAACTGGCCACCCGTAGGCTCCAGCTGAGCAGCAGCGCGTCCGCCCGGATGGTGAGCGGGGTGACCGTCGCGGTGGCCGGCGCGATCGCCCTCCAGATGCTCTTCAACGGCGTCAGCGGCGACTACGTCCACTCCACCGGCGCCGACACCCGGCGCGCCCAGGCGGTCGTGGACGGCACGATGGCGGACACCGCCCGCCTGGCCGCCGACGCGCGGGCGATCGCCGCGGCGCCCGGTGTCCGGCAGGTCTACGGCTACGGACGGGTGGAGGCCACCCGCCCGGACGCCGGCTCGCTGCCCCGGCGCGCGGACACGCAGTACCCCGACCTGCCGCTGGACGTCGGCGACTGCACCGCGCTGCGGCAGATGGCCCGGATCACCTCCTGCCGGCCCGGCAGCGTGTTCCTGGTGCCCCCGACCGACGACGCGTACGGGGCCGCCGACTACCGGAAGTACCTCAGGCCCGGTGCGCGGATCGACCTCAACGGGCCGGACGGCGACACCTACACCGGCAGCCCCCGGCTGTGGCGGATACCGGCGGCGGCGGTCGGTGTCCGCAGCCGGGCGGACGCGACCGGGTCGCACGCCTGGGGGGTGCTCGCCACTCCGCAGGCGGTCGCGGGCGCGTCGCTCGGCGAGCTGGACGGATGGCTGTCGGTGGTGCTCGACCCGGACCGGACCGACGCGATCGAGCACGCCCGCAACGCCGTGGCCGCGCTCGGCCCCGACCTGGACGTCTTCACGCTCTACGACACCAGGACGAAGGCCGGCTTCGTGCAGATCCGCCGCGGGCTGTTCGCCGGGGCGGCCTTCACCATGGCGCTCATCGGCGCCGGGCTGCTGGTCACGATGCTGGAGCAGTTGCGGGAGCGCAGGAAGCTGCTGGCGGTGCTGGTCGCCTTCGGCACCCGGCGCTCGGTGCTGGGCTGGTCGGTGCTGTGGCAGACCGCGGTCCCGGTGGTGCTCGGGCTGCTGCTGGCCGTCGCAGGCGGCATCGGGCTCGGCGCCGCGCTGCTCGCCATGGTGCGGCGGCCCTTCCACACCGACTGGGCCGGGGTCGGCACGATGGCCGGTGTCGGGGCGGGTGTCGTCCTCGCGGTCACGCTGCTGAGCCTGCCGCCGCTGTGGCGGCTGATGCGGGCGGACGGGCTCCGCACCGAGTAG